Genomic window (Alnus glutinosa chromosome 9, dhAlnGlut1.1, whole genome shotgun sequence):
gttttgatccTAGCGGATCCCAATTTAAATATAAGCGTTGAACTTAAtatgaaataaatttaaaagcCTAACTATTCACTTTCAATTAACTCTAAAACTTTTGAGTTAATTGGTAGATGCCTAACATTATCCAGGATCATAACATAATTGCTTTAATGCTTTTACCGAaggttaaaaacaaaatttggtcgATTTTTGGTACTTTTTTGCGGACACTTTTCGCAGTGACACACCCCAGACATGTTTTGGGCCTATGCTCCGTTTTCCTTATGGGCCTTTTCAGAATGGCGGGCCACAGCCCAAGCAACAAGGCTTCCAGCTCAAGTCCAATCTTTTCTGATACACTTCACTTGAGCAAAGCAAATGCTTTCTTTCGGCCTAGCTCAAATGCTCAATCCATAAAAAGTCCAgatcagtaaaaaaaaaaaataatagataaataaaaaacccaatgACTACGTGACAATCTCAATCTATAGGAATAAAAAATGCTACACGCTTTCACTTCCActcttaaattaaaaatcaccattagatttcagatagattattattagattttgaataTAATGATGATTTTCAGTGTCATGTCAGAGAGTTTATTTAAGTGTGTAAGTGGAAATGtgtgtaacatttctcattCGAAAGAGATCTGCTGCTATATGTACATTTtcgatacatttttttttaaaaaaaataaaaaataaataattattgaatttgtatgaCCCACATATGACATATGAGTAGTCgtcaagacaaaaaaataaaaaataaaaattttctaaATACAAAACGCTaggtaaaaacacaaaaatagttACAATAttcaattttcaaacaaaacagGTTAACTACCATAGCTAATCTTTTTCCTTGGACTCATTTAAAAGAAGGATAATGACGACAGCTATCACATGGTATTTATTTCCATTAATAAATTAGGCTAATAGTAACAGGGATAGTGACTTGTCATTTGCAGCCACATATCCCCACCCCATGTCCCCATCTACCTTCACCAACACATTTCTTAGTAGAACCACCTCaatatttctgtctttttgcTTTCACTTTTCCCTTTCTAAAACTTATCAAGCCTACTTTGCAACAAAAACATGTAACCTAGGAACATCAATGACTAAGATGGAGTGGTTCTTTTAGGCCACTAACCATGGCAATAACCAATTTTGATAAACAAGCCAACCCCGTTAAAAAAGGGTATAGAAAAATTATGTGAACGAGCATAATGCGAGTCACATCACATTAGACCTATAAAAATTCTTTGCAagtactataatttttattgcaaCTTTTTTACAAATTCAAGTGGGTGTCCGTTCTTCATAGCATGTGCAAATTAATTATTGAGAAAGTAGGTGCCTTCATTGTCGATGTACGTTGTAGGAGAATAGTACAATGTTGAGTGTGGGAGAAGTTTGGTAATCTCCACCCTGATTCATAAAATGATGATTATGGAATTCAATAAGTCAGCGGCCATTTAAATATAGGGTGAAAGTACGAACTTCCTCAAGTGTTTACAAATGGACTTAAAACAAATAGAATGGCTATAGTAGTCCATCTAAAATGAATAAATACAATAATAGACTATACGTGCCATGCGAACTATTAGGTGACAGTTCACATTTTAGTAACCGATCTATTAAGTGTCATGTGAACTGTCACACTAATTTATAAGACACTTGcagtaaaagttgtagtactCTTAACGAAACTAATTAATATCGCTCAAAACCATTCCGAGAATATAAAAGGCATATAAAACGCATCGTATTAAGTCCCAaaagggaaacaaaaaaaatgacattttaaCCAGGTTGAGCTTCGGTGTTGGTTCATTCATCACTCCTGccaaatatgtcaaaaaaagGCGAAACACCCACGTTTCCCATGCTAGATAGCCATTGATGGCATCCCTCTTTACTTTCAAGAAAGGAGAATGTCCTTTGGAGTTAAAtccttatctctctctctctctctctctcgctagaagagaatttttattgtttggttGAGCTCTGCAACTAAAAACACATTGCGTGCACTAGAAAATTAACTGTACAGATTTGCTCTCTATAATGGCATCAATAGGTTTGGATCTTTTACAGTTAACTATCAGCAGCCTTTTTACCCTTTACACCCACACAATCTCATAGTTAACTACAATGCTACTTTTTCAGTGCAAAACAGAACCGGAGAACCCAGCTAAGCTTAACTTTCTATCTTCTTTACACATTCTCATGGTTTGTTGTGTACAAAAGCAAGTCAGACACACGGACAGACAGGCCTTTTGTGTTATTGCTGCTGCTTGTTTGAACACATACACCTTGCACGGCTATCGGAAAGTGTCTGACAAGatatcaacaaaataaaaagaaacaattagTTTAACATAAGATTAAATTTTGAGAGGATTCAGTTCATATTCATGCAAGAGTTTTTGTAGTCTACCTGGACATGTTTTTGAAGGTCTTTAATGTACTCAACCGCTAAATCTAGCATGTCTGATGTGTTTGTTTGCTGCAAAGAAGGAAGCGAAATATATGAGCCCCCACAAAAAGGAATCTACAAGGGACAAATGCAAGAGAAGCTTCTACCTTGTCCATGTTGGGCACAAGATCTTGTAGCTTCCTCATCCTTTCACTGATTCGGGTTCTTCTAAcctgaaaattttgacaagaaaATGAATATGTAAAGGGTTGAACCATTGATGATCAACAAGTTCAGTCAATGGCCAAACAATAAAGAGATGAAAGTGATGGGACCACACCTAAGTGCACTCACATTTGGCTAGCCGGgtaacaaaaaaattctcaaaaaagcTCTACATCCGATCCGGTTAGCCAAAATAGTTAAGGATTTGTTGAACTTCTACAATGCTCATCAAATTTGCCGAGCATTGTTGATATATTTTAGAATcgtgaaattaaataaaaaataataataatattttaaatggaaTAGCGAAAGTTTTGATCGCTAAAATGTTGAGAATGCTTTGAAAAAATGGGTAGTTAATATAGAAAACGTGTTCTTCAGCTAAATTTTAACTAAACATTTACTGAGCTggatgtgaatgctcttacCCTCTCGGCAATGCTTCGTGGGTGAGTGGCACAGCCCCGCTTAGCTCGAATCTTACAAGGTACAGAATCTTGGAGCTGCAAAAACTTTTCAATGGCAGCCATCTCTGCTGCAGTTTTTGGCAAACTCATGTGATGAGACAAAACAGTAGGAGGGCGAGTTCCAGAGTCCATATTCTGATTAACAGCAAAAGCTCTGATCAGATAATAGGATTTTAGAAAGCAAAACACAATGGATCACATATATACTACCTGAGTTTCGGACACGTTTATGTTGGAAAATGGcttttcatcatcatcatctacaaGGGTTTTAAGACCAGCGATATTGTCTGAAATCATTGCAGTGTCATCCCAAGAACCGATTGGGAAACCTGTGACATAGTTGTCATCACGGCCTTCACCAAATCCTCCAGTGTCTGGATGGTTTGCTGCCATGTTTTTGTCCTCGATTTCCGCTATTGGACTCATTACCCCTGCTGAAGAAGGAGGTCCTGCTGAGTAATTCTTCATCCTGCTTGCAGAAGAAAAAGATGCTTCTTCCTTGGTGCTCTTACCGGCTCCAAAATTTCCCATGCCTCTCATTGCAGCATAGCCTGCCATTTGCTAAGAATTGTTTAGCATCATTCCAAATTTGTAACCATtagtaaaataaaatcaagaacCAAAACTGCTCATTTTTGCATCTAATATCGTAGCTTAAGCAACTTTATATATTACTCAATTAATTCACACGAAACGTTTAGAAGTTAGAACCAAAATCTATCTAAATCTTTTCAAG
Coding sequences:
- the LOC133877990 gene encoding transcription factor bHLH130-like, whose translation is MESDLQRHHHNFNDHQAQHQQNQMNSGLTRYRSAPSSYFSTILDREFSEQFFSRPSSPETEQIFARFMSGGGSGGAGGGGGTDDASEVGTKEGNIQQTQFMQSINDEAARVVLQQQSNYGSTSQSFYQSPSRLPLPNQGLNSMGMDPLTQMKTGGGGNSSSLIRHSSSPAGLFSHINVENSYAAMRGMGNFGAGKSTKEEASFSSASRMKNYSAGPPSSAGVMSPIAEIEDKNMAANHPDTGGFGEGRDDNYVTGFPIGSWDDTAMISDNIAGLKTLVDDDDEKPFSNINVSETQNMDSGTRPPTVLSHHMSLPKTAAEMAAIEKFLQLQDSVPCKIRAKRGCATHPRSIAERVRRTRISERMRKLQDLVPNMDKQTNTSDMLDLAVEYIKDLQKHVQTLSDSRARCMCSNKQQQ